One Gossypium arboreum isolate Shixiya-1 chromosome 13, ASM2569848v2, whole genome shotgun sequence genomic window, TTGTGCTTCATGAATGTGTTGCAGGTACACATATCATTGGCTGGAGAAAATCACATGCGAATTTCATGGATCACTGATGATAACTCCGCTCCTTCAATTGTTGAATATGGAACCTTGCCTGGACAATACACCTTTTCATCATCAGGAGAGACCACCTCTTATAATTACTTATTTTATAGCTCCGGAAAGATACACCATACTGTCATTGGGCCTCTGGAACatgataccgtttatttctatcGGTGTGGAGGACAAGGTCCTGAATTTCAGCTCAAGACCCCACCTGGACAATTTCCTGTTACTTTTGCCGTGGCTGGCGATTTAGGTCAAACTGGCTGGACTAAATCAACATTAAACCACATCGACCAATGCAAATATGATGTACATCTGCTTCCCGGGGACCTTTCTTATGCTGATTGCATGCAGCATCTCTGGGACAACTTTGGTGAGCTGGTACAGCCACTTGCGAGTGCCAGACCATGGATGGTAACACAAGGCAACCATGAAAAGGAGAAGATACCATTTTTTACAGATGCATTTGAGTCCTATAATGCAAGATGGAAAATGCCGTTTGAGGAAAGTGAATCGACCTCAAATCTTTATTATTCTTTTGAAGTTGCAGGGGTCCATGTTATCATGCTTGGTTCATATACGGATTACGACGAGCTTTCAGATCAATATAGCTGGTTGAAGGTTGGTTTTTCCTTTCCTCTAATAAGTGATTGAAGATCAATATAGCATGCAACTCTATTTGCGTATTTAATTGACAAAGTTTCTTGTCTCTTTAAAATCGTAGGCTGATCTTTCAAAGGTGGACAGAAAGAAGACACCCTGGTTAGTTGTGTTGTTCCATGTTCCATGGTACAATAGTAACCATGCTCATCAAGGTGAAGGGGATGGGATGATGACAGCCATGGAACCACTGCTTTATGCTGCTGGTGTTGATTTAGTATTTGCAGGTCATGTGCATGCTTACGAGCGCTCCGTATGTCAATATTGGCCTAGCTTTCTTTCTTATTCTTATGTTATTAGTTGGATATATGATAATGTTGTTCTCTACCTGGCAGAAACGTGTTAACAAAGGAAAATCAGATCCTTGTGGCACCGTTCATATTACTATAGGAGATGGAGGCAATAGAGAAGGATTAGCTCAAAAGTACGTCATAACAACAAAATTTCTTAAATTCTGATCTTAGTTGTAATACAAATTGAACATCATGCATTTATCTTGTTTGTTGTAACAACGTTGAGCCAGAATATAGT contains:
- the LOC108464055 gene encoding purple acid phosphatase 18: METKRMIFVILISVLLSLSLPVRTDYVRPQPRKTLHFPREPKHPSLPHQVHISLAGENHMRISWITDDNSAPSIVEYGTLPGQYTFSSSGETTSYNYLFYSSGKIHHTVIGPLEHDTVYFYRCGGQGPEFQLKTPPGQFPVTFAVAGDLGQTGWTKSTLNHIDQCKYDVHLLPGDLSYADCMQHLWDNFGELVQPLASARPWMVTQGNHEKEKIPFFTDAFESYNARWKMPFEESESTSNLYYSFEVAGVHVIMLGSYTDYDELSDQYSWLKADLSKVDRKKTPWLVVLFHVPWYNSNHAHQGEGDGMMTAMEPLLYAAGVDLVFAGHVHAYERSKRVNKGKSDPCGTVHITIGDGGNREGLAQKYIHPTPEWSMFREASFGHGELKIVNSTHAFWSWHRNDDDEPVRSDQVWITSLIGSGCLAEKAYESSKILVSP